The proteins below come from a single Juglans regia cultivar Chandler chromosome 12, Walnut 2.0, whole genome shotgun sequence genomic window:
- the LOC108983213 gene encoding uncharacterized protein LOC108983213 isoform X2: MCYVKYAREARVSIYSTEFNVKKLKKKAGFLARRKHLFIEKARSKHLTGQSSRLLAVKRSKVLLCMRKSLLGQSSKLSAVDQGDEINDLAESTGPEDSPGLGERAKADCPHRAGLDAEQVPNLQSSDPASN, from the exons ATGTGCTATGTAAAATATGCTAGGGAAGCAAGGGTTTCCATTTACTCAACG GAATTCAATGTCAAGAAACTGAAGAAGAAAGCTGGGTTTTTAGCTAGGAGGAAACATTTATTCATAGAAAAAGCAAGGAGCAAACATTTGACCGGCCAAAGCTCAAGGTTGTTGGCTGTCAAAAGGAGTAAAGTTCTGTTATGTATGAGGAAAAGTTTATTGGGTCAGAGCTCAAAGTTGTCAGCTGTTGATCAGG GTGACGAAATCAATGACTTGGCGGAGAGCACTGGTCCTGAGGACAGCCCTGGTTTGGGAGAGAGGGCTAAAGCCGACTGCCCTCATCGGGCTGGCCTAGACGCGGAGCAGGTACCCAATCTTCAGAGCAGTGACCCAGCTAGTAACTAG
- the LOC108983213 gene encoding uncharacterized protein LOC108983213 isoform X1, whose protein sequence is MEKPSAAKEEKNKLLGTSKEDSEARVFKAAKEFNVKKLKKKAGFLARRKHLFIEKARSKHLTGQSSRLLAVKRSKVLLCMRKSLLGQSSKLSAVDQGDEINDLAESTGPEDSPGLGERAKADCPHRAGLDAEQVPNLQSSDPASN, encoded by the exons atggaaaaaccaTCCGCTGCAAAGGAGGAGAAAAATAAGCTGCTTGGAACTTCCAAAGAAGATTCTGAAGCCAGAGTTTTTAAGGCTGCAAAG GAATTCAATGTCAAGAAACTGAAGAAGAAAGCTGGGTTTTTAGCTAGGAGGAAACATTTATTCATAGAAAAAGCAAGGAGCAAACATTTGACCGGCCAAAGCTCAAGGTTGTTGGCTGTCAAAAGGAGTAAAGTTCTGTTATGTATGAGGAAAAGTTTATTGGGTCAGAGCTCAAAGTTGTCAGCTGTTGATCAGG GTGACGAAATCAATGACTTGGCGGAGAGCACTGGTCCTGAGGACAGCCCTGGTTTGGGAGAGAGGGCTAAAGCCGACTGCCCTCATCGGGCTGGCCTAGACGCGGAGCAGGTACCCAATCTTCAGAGCAGTGACCCAGCTAGTAACTAG